A region of Planktomarina temperata RCA23 DNA encodes the following proteins:
- a CDS encoding L-iditol 2-dehydrogenase, with protein MTRLNGKSALITGAARGIGRGFAEKYLEEGATVAIADINLDAAETTAAQLGKGAYAVPLDVTDQTSIDAALAQVVAKTGKIDILLNNAALFDAAETVDITRESYERLYAVNVAGTLFTMQAAARQMIAQGHGGKIINMASQAGRRGESLVLVYCSTKAAVISMTQSAGLNLIKYGINVNAIAPGVVDGAHWEHVDAMFAKLEGKALGQKKTEVAAGLPAGRFAVPADLSGMAVFLASAEADYIVSQTYNVDGGQWMS; from the coding sequence ATGACCAGGTTGAACGGAAAATCCGCCCTCATCACCGGCGCCGCGCGCGGCATTGGGCGCGGCTTTGCGGAAAAATATCTCGAAGAAGGCGCAACCGTCGCCATCGCAGATATCAATCTCGACGCCGCAGAGACTACGGCAGCTCAGCTGGGCAAAGGGGCCTATGCGGTGCCGCTGGATGTGACCGATCAAACCAGCATTGATGCAGCACTGGCTCAAGTCGTGGCCAAGACCGGAAAAATCGACATTCTTCTGAACAATGCCGCCCTCTTTGATGCGGCTGAAACCGTCGATATCACCCGCGAAAGCTATGAGCGGCTCTATGCGGTCAATGTGGCCGGGACACTCTTTACCATGCAGGCCGCGGCTCGCCAGATGATTGCACAGGGCCATGGCGGCAAGATCATCAATATGGCATCGCAAGCCGGACGGCGCGGCGAAAGCCTGGTTTTGGTCTACTGTTCCACCAAGGCGGCCGTGATTTCCATGACGCAATCGGCTGGGCTGAACTTGATCAAATATGGTATCAATGTGAATGCCATCGCCCCCGGGGTCGTGGATGGGGCGCATTGGGAACATGTGGATGCTATGTTTGCCAAATTGGAGGGCAAGGCGCTGGGGCAAAAGAAAACAGAGGTCGCCGCGGGCTTACCAGCCGGCCGTTTTGCGGTTCCGGCCGATCTGAGTGGCATGGCGGTTTTCTTAGCTTCCGCCGAAGCGGATTACATTGTATCACAGACCTATAATGTGGACGGTGGCCAGTGGATGAGCTGA
- a CDS encoding thiamine pyrophosphate-dependent enzyme: MEIDTAVRHGAKAVFIVSNNAAWNIERYDQEVNYGGRIVGTTLRHSDYAAMARALGAHGERVENPGDLEGAIQRGLKNAPAVIDVITSQDAVSSDAQKGLGFVPDYQPLIAWDEAERKRRGERS, encoded by the coding sequence ATGGAAATCGACACGGCCGTACGACACGGTGCGAAGGCAGTTTTCATCGTCTCAAACAATGCAGCCTGGAACATCGAGCGCTACGATCAGGAGGTCAACTATGGGGGCCGGATCGTGGGCACCACTCTCAGGCATTCCGACTATGCCGCCATGGCCCGCGCGCTTGGGGCGCATGGCGAAAGGGTCGAAAACCCTGGCGATCTCGAAGGTGCGATCCAGCGCGGCCTGAAGAACGCTCCCGCAGTCATCGACGTCATCACCTCTCAGGATGCGGTGTCGTCTGATGCGCAAAAAGGCCTTGGCTTTGTGCCAGATTATCAACCTTTGATCGCTTGGGACGAAGCAGAGCGAAAGCGACGTGGCGAAAGGTCGTGA
- a CDS encoding aldehyde dehydrogenase family protein, producing MSISIALNPKAGIVGVITPWNLPLNQAARAIAPALVAGNVIVAKPSEITSQTTIEMARLATEVGFPNGVINIVLGTGKEVGEAIVRNPDVRKVAFTGSVGVGRAIGHIAADRIIPLTLELGGKSANIVFDDADIDTAATEAVKGFTLNAGQVCSAGTRVLVQRSVYDVFLEKMKSAVQAIVPGENLGPIITPAQFQRVQSFFKVAEGDGARLVHGGAAAEGDGFYIQPTVYADVSNDMRIAQEEIFGPVGVVIPFDTEEDAIRIANDSDYGLIGTVWSQNISRALRVADRIDAGQIFVNVWNTMSVQTPFGGYKNSGYGREKGIEAIHHYSHLKTVTVKI from the coding sequence GTGTCGATTTCCATCGCGTTGAACCCAAAGGCGGGCATTGTCGGCGTCATCACGCCGTGGAACCTTCCGCTGAACCAAGCCGCCCGTGCCATTGCGCCTGCGCTTGTGGCTGGCAACGTCATCGTCGCAAAACCATCCGAGATCACCTCGCAAACCACTATCGAGATGGCACGACTGGCAACCGAAGTCGGGTTTCCGAACGGGGTCATCAACATCGTGCTCGGCACCGGCAAGGAGGTGGGCGAGGCTATCGTTCGCAACCCCGATGTGCGCAAGGTTGCCTTTACCGGGTCCGTCGGGGTAGGGCGCGCCATCGGCCACATTGCTGCCGATCGGATCATCCCGCTGACGCTGGAACTTGGCGGTAAGTCCGCCAACATTGTTTTTGACGACGCGGACATCGATACTGCCGCAACCGAAGCCGTCAAGGGCTTTACCCTCAATGCCGGTCAGGTTTGCTCGGCCGGGACGCGTGTCCTGGTGCAGCGTTCGGTCTACGATGTGTTCCTGGAAAAGATGAAGTCTGCGGTCCAGGCCATTGTTCCTGGTGAAAACCTTGGCCCGATCATCACGCCGGCTCAATTCCAGCGCGTGCAAAGCTTCTTCAAGGTTGCCGAAGGGGACGGTGCGCGGCTCGTGCACGGTGGTGCGGCGGCAGAGGGGGATGGATTTTACATCCAGCCCACGGTCTATGCCGATGTCTCGAACGACATGCGCATCGCACAGGAAGAGATCTTTGGCCCCGTCGGAGTCGTCATTCCCTTTGACACCGAAGAAGACGCAATCCGCATCGCCAATGACAGCGATTACGGCCTCATCGGCACGGTCTGGAGCCAGAACATCAGTCGTGCGCTGCGGGTGGCCGACCGGATCGATGCCGGGCAGATCTTTGTCAATGTCTGGAATACGATGTCGGTGCAGACCCCGTTTGGTGGCTACAAGAACTCAGGCTATGGTCGCGAAAAGGGGATCGAGGCGATTCATCATTATTCTCATCTCAAGACGGTGACGGTAAAGATCTGA
- a CDS encoding DUF1289 domain-containing protein, translated as MKAQNIDDLWKRDEIDSPCIKLCSIHPVERICIGCYRSIEEIGSWSQLSPEQRREIMAELPQRAPRVQKRRGGRASRLPNLG; from the coding sequence ATGAAAGCGCAAAATATCGACGATCTTTGGAAAAGAGATGAGATTGACAGCCCCTGCATCAAGCTGTGCTCCATTCACCCGGTCGAGCGGATCTGCATCGGCTGTTACCGCTCGATTGAGGAGATTGGCAGCTGGTCGCAATTGAGCCCCGAGCAACGGCGCGAGATCATGGCTGAGCTGCCCCAACGTGCACCCCGCGTACAAAAACGCCGCGGCGGACGCGCCAGCCGCCTGCCCAATCTTGGGTGA
- a CDS encoding FAD-dependent monooxygenase → MHRQALIVGGGIGGLCAAICLRLTGWDVQVFEQAPEITEIGAGLQISPNGVKILEHIGVMERLEPAVFEPEAIEIRMGVSGRPILYLPMKGVAAQRWGARYLQVHRADLITALSARLDALQPGAMQTGCPVRGYAPCKDGAEVILANGRRIQADLVIGADGIHSRIRHQMLGTDAPRFTGNYAWRALVPAAQLGALAPPPSGCIWAGPKKHAVTTYVRGGALVNFVGIVEQRTWREESWSRTGDRQEALADFNGWAPPLLAILEQAEVLHKWALFDRAPLPKWQDGHVMLLGDAAHPMLPSMAQGAVQSLEDGYHLARVLGAAVGPDIVAACARHYAQRIDRSSRVQRVSAQNLQLFHKSSRLAQLMAYAPIWLAGQLTPSLVHRRSDWLYGAPVPPLNI, encoded by the coding sequence ATGCACCGGCAGGCCCTGATCGTCGGAGGCGGCATCGGCGGGTTATGCGCCGCCATCTGCCTGCGCTTGACCGGCTGGGACGTTCAAGTGTTTGAACAGGCCCCTGAGATCACCGAAATTGGCGCTGGGCTGCAAATCAGCCCCAATGGGGTTAAAATTCTCGAACATATCGGCGTGATGGAACGCCTTGAGCCCGCGGTTTTCGAACCCGAAGCAATCGAAATTCGAATGGGTGTCTCAGGGCGCCCAATCCTTTATCTGCCCATGAAGGGCGTTGCCGCCCAGCGCTGGGGCGCGCGCTACCTCCAGGTGCATCGCGCCGATCTTATCACCGCTTTAAGCGCGCGGCTGGACGCGCTGCAACCCGGCGCTATGCAAACCGGTTGCCCTGTGCGCGGCTATGCGCCCTGCAAAGACGGTGCCGAGGTGATTTTGGCAAATGGCCGGCGCATTCAGGCGGATTTGGTGATCGGTGCGGATGGCATTCACTCGAGGATCCGTCACCAAATGCTTGGCACAGACGCGCCTCGATTTACCGGAAATTACGCCTGGCGCGCATTGGTGCCAGCGGCACAGCTCGGCGCTCTGGCCCCGCCGCCTTCCGGCTGCATCTGGGCCGGGCCCAAAAAACACGCGGTCACCACCTATGTGCGCGGCGGGGCTTTGGTCAATTTTGTGGGTATTGTCGAGCAAAGGACTTGGCGCGAGGAAAGCTGGAGCCGCACGGGCGATCGGCAAGAGGCCCTGGCGGATTTCAACGGCTGGGCCCCGCCCCTCTTGGCGATACTCGAACAGGCAGAGGTGCTGCACAAATGGGCACTCTTTGACAGGGCCCCATTGCCAAAATGGCAGGACGGCCATGTGATGCTTCTGGGCGATGCGGCCCATCCAATGCTGCCCTCTATGGCACAGGGTGCGGTGCAATCGCTCGAGGATGGCTATCACCTGGCGCGCGTGCTTGGCGCGGCGGTGGGGCCTGATATTGTCGCCGCCTGCGCCCGGCACTATGCCCAGCGTATTGACCGCAGCAGCAGGGTCCAGCGGGTGTCGGCGCAAAACCTACAGCTATTTCACAAATCAAGCCGATTGGCGCAGCTGATGGCCTATGCGCCGATTTGGCTGGCCGGACAGCTGACCCCGTCGCTGGTGCATAGGCGCAGTGATTGGCTCTATGGCGCGCCCGTGCCACCGCTGAACATCTGA
- a CDS encoding NADP-dependent oxidoreductase, producing the protein MPQTADTNRRVVLSERPNGLPDAKTLQLEHSEVPTPGADQVLLRTRYLSLDPYMRGRMNDAKSYAEPVKLGEVMTGQVVAEVMQSNCEGYAPGDHVLAGSGWQDYALSDGTDLRNLGQTPQNPSWYLGILGMPAYTAYAGLLEIGAPQPGETVVVAAASGPVGATVGQIAKIKGCRVVGIAGGPEKCAHVVENLGFDACLDHKSETFAADLKAACPQGVDIYFENVGGKVLYAVLPLLNAFARMPVCGVVSWYNLSGLPDGPDFGPAIMGTILRMKVKVQGFIIYDSFPPSLFKDFIRDMTGWLESGEVTYKEQVIDGLEHAPAALNDLLLGNSFGKMVVKVG; encoded by the coding sequence ATGCCGCAAACTGCAGATACCAACCGCCGAGTGGTTCTCTCCGAGCGGCCAAATGGCCTGCCGGATGCCAAGACTTTGCAGTTGGAGCATAGCGAGGTGCCCACACCCGGTGCGGACCAGGTGCTGTTGCGCACGCGTTACCTGTCGCTTGATCCTTACATGCGCGGGCGCATGAATGACGCCAAGTCCTATGCGGAGCCTGTCAAATTAGGTGAGGTCATGACCGGGCAGGTGGTGGCAGAAGTCATGCAAAGCAATTGCGAGGGCTACGCGCCTGGCGATCATGTTCTGGCCGGAAGCGGCTGGCAAGACTATGCGCTCAGCGATGGCACTGATCTGCGAAATCTTGGTCAAACGCCCCAAAATCCCTCTTGGTATTTGGGTATTTTGGGGATGCCAGCCTATACAGCCTATGCGGGTTTGCTTGAAATTGGCGCGCCGCAGCCGGGAGAAACCGTTGTGGTGGCGGCGGCCTCTGGACCGGTGGGCGCAACTGTGGGGCAAATCGCCAAGATCAAAGGCTGCCGCGTGGTCGGGATCGCTGGCGGCCCGGAAAAATGTGCCCATGTGGTTGAGAATTTGGGATTTGACGCCTGTTTGGATCACAAGTCTGAAACCTTCGCGGCTGATCTGAAAGCTGCCTGCCCGCAGGGCGTGGATATTTACTTCGAAAATGTGGGCGGCAAGGTGCTTTATGCGGTGCTGCCGCTGTTGAATGCCTTTGCCCGCATGCCCGTTTGCGGTGTGGTGTCGTGGTATAATCTCTCTGGTTTGCCGGATGGGCCTGACTTTGGACCGGCCATCATGGGTACGATCTTGCGGATGAAGGTGAAAGTGCAAGGCTTCATCATCTATGACAGCTTTCCGCCCAGTCTGTTCAAGGACTTCATTCGCGACATGACCGGATGGCTGGAAAGCGGGGAGGTCACATACAAAGAGCAAGTGATCGACGGCCTGGAACACGCCCCCGCAGCGCTCAATGACCTGCTTTTGGGCAATAGTTTCGGTAAAATGGTGGTCAAGGTGGGCTAG
- a CDS encoding sulfite exporter TauE/SafE family protein, translating to MMDIPTLLPVLASLIVIGGFAGFLAGLLGVGGGIVVVPAFFYAFQSLGYDGPQLMQVCLATSLATIIVTSIRSTQSHHKKGAVDWQILRQWAPGIAVGAILGVALAANLQSQMLQLIFGGLGATIGMYLAFGRQSWSIGEALPTGLWRIVIAPLLGGLSVLLGIGGGSLGVPFMTLHRVPIHRAVATAAGFGLAIAVPSALAWLFVSVDAPRLPWTLGAVNLPAFFVIIPMTFIFAPIGANVAHRMDARPLKRLFGAFLLLVAANMVRSALWG from the coding sequence TTGATGGATATACCCACCCTATTGCCTGTGCTTGCGAGTTTGATCGTGATCGGCGGGTTTGCAGGATTTTTGGCCGGTTTGCTGGGCGTAGGCGGCGGTATTGTCGTGGTGCCGGCATTTTTCTATGCCTTTCAATCTTTAGGATATGACGGCCCCCAGCTCATGCAGGTCTGTTTGGCGACCTCTCTGGCCACCATCATCGTGACTTCCATCCGCTCAACGCAAAGTCACCATAAGAAAGGCGCAGTGGATTGGCAGATCTTGCGCCAATGGGCGCCCGGTATCGCCGTTGGCGCCATATTGGGCGTGGCTTTGGCTGCCAATTTGCAATCGCAAATGTTGCAACTGATCTTTGGGGGTTTGGGCGCGACTATTGGGATGTATTTGGCTTTTGGCCGGCAATCTTGGAGCATTGGCGAGGCCCTGCCGACCGGCCTTTGGCGCATCGTGATTGCGCCGCTTTTGGGCGGGCTTTCGGTATTGCTTGGTATCGGGGGCGGCTCGCTCGGCGTGCCGTTCATGACCTTGCACCGTGTCCCTATTCACAGGGCGGTCGCAACGGCGGCGGGCTTTGGGCTGGCCATTGCTGTGCCCTCGGCACTGGCCTGGCTCTTTGTTTCGGTTGATGCGCCGCGCCTGCCTTGGACGTTGGGGGCGGTGAACCTTCCGGCCTTCTTCGTGATCATTCCGATGACTTTCATTTTTGCGCCTATCGGCGCCAATGTGGCGCACCGTATGGATGCGCGGCCACTCAAGCGCTTGTTTGGAGCGTTTTTGTTGCTGGTTGCGGCCAATATGGTGCGCAGTGCTCTGTGGGGGTAG
- the dusA gene encoding tRNA dihydrouridine(20/20a) synthase DusA: MPNNAATAAARLSVAPMMAWTDRHCRVFHRMISREVLLYTEMVTAPALVLGGALRLLDFSPEEQPVALQLGGSDPEHLAKATALGAAHGYGEINLNLGCPSDRVQSGRFGAVLMTEPDVVRACLERMQEASAAEVTVKCRIGVDDQVVEDSLPAFLSMIERTGVTRVIIHARKAWLQGLSPKENRDIPPLDYDLVLRMKQMFPGLHLTLNGGVAHLPDACAHLEAGLDGVMIGRAAYHTPYEILSRADCDIFRSSKTPAPEAQRIAEQMIPYMEAHLQQGGRLHQITRHMFGLFSGQPGARHWRRRLSELGAQHNAQIADYRLLLEERAALSQRQEELDLN, translated from the coding sequence ATGCCCAACAACGCAGCCACCGCGGCAGCGCGCCTATCTGTCGCTCCCATGATGGCTTGGACTGATCGTCATTGTCGCGTGTTTCATCGGATGATCTCGCGGGAGGTTTTGCTCTATACAGAGATGGTGACGGCCCCGGCTTTGGTTCTGGGCGGGGCGCTTAGGCTGTTGGATTTCAGCCCCGAAGAGCAACCGGTGGCTTTGCAGCTTGGGGGTTCGGACCCCGAGCATTTGGCAAAGGCAACGGCTCTCGGGGCGGCCCATGGTTACGGGGAGATCAACCTCAATCTCGGATGCCCTTCGGATCGCGTGCAATCGGGGCGCTTTGGCGCTGTGCTGATGACGGAGCCGGACGTTGTGCGCGCCTGCCTTGAGCGGATGCAGGAGGCCAGCGCAGCCGAGGTGACAGTGAAATGTCGCATCGGCGTGGATGACCAGGTTGTTGAAGACAGCCTGCCGGCATTTTTATCCATGATTGAGCGCACCGGCGTGACGCGGGTGATCATCCATGCGCGTAAGGCCTGGCTGCAGGGGCTCAGTCCGAAAGAAAACCGTGACATCCCGCCGCTGGACTATGATCTGGTTCTTCGGATGAAACAGATGTTCCCCGGCTTGCACCTTACCTTGAATGGCGGGGTGGCGCATCTGCCGGATGCCTGCGCCCATCTTGAGGCCGGGCTTGATGGGGTGATGATCGGTCGAGCGGCCTATCATACGCCCTATGAGATTTTATCACGCGCCGATTGCGACATCTTTCGTAGCAGCAAGACCCCGGCGCCTGAGGCACAACGTATTGCAGAACAGATGATCCCCTATATGGAAGCCCATTTGCAGCAAGGTGGGCGGCTGCATCAGATCACGCGCCATATGTTTGGCCTGTTTTCAGGACAGCCCGGCGCGCGGCATTGGCGACGACGCCTGTCAGAGCTGGGTGCGCAACACAATGCGCAGATCGCCGATTATCGGCTATTACTAGAGGAACGCGCCGCGCTGTCGCAGCGTCAAGAAGAATTGGATCTCAATTGA
- a CDS encoding carboxymuconolactone decarboxylase family protein — MSTFDEDLFLKGLEQRKATLGAEYVTQNLAAADEFTRPFQEAMTAWCWGFGWGDDVIDAKTRSMMNLSMIGALGKMHEWELHCKGALNNGVTVEEIRAIIHVIGIYCGVPQALECFRAARKVLTEAGQL, encoded by the coding sequence ATGAGCACTTTCGACGAAGATCTGTTTCTCAAAGGTTTAGAGCAGCGCAAAGCCACGCTGGGCGCGGAATATGTCACCCAAAATCTTGCCGCGGCCGATGAATTTACCCGGCCTTTCCAAGAGGCGATGACCGCCTGGTGTTGGGGCTTTGGCTGGGGCGATGATGTGATTGACGCCAAAACGCGCTCAATGATGAACCTGTCGATGATTGGCGCCTTGGGGAAAATGCATGAATGGGAATTGCATTGCAAAGGAGCGCTGAACAATGGGGTCACCGTTGAAGAGATCCGCGCGATTATTCACGTGATCGGCATCTATTGCGGCGTGCCGCAGGCCTTGGAATGTTTCCGCGCCGCGCGAAAGGTTTTGACGGAGGCCGGCCAGCTCTGA
- a CDS encoding YbfB/YjiJ family MFS transporter gives MTELHKRPWLVLAGLALGVTVTNGFARFAYGLILPAMQSDLGWNYAQAGWLNTANALGYIAGAVVTMLMIGRYSATSLFSFGLITTNLALLATGLIAELWWQTLWRVLVGFFGAMSFSTAGVLAAGLFPNDPRRNALAIAILFGTGGGLAIVLSGASLPLFLDHYGADHWPLAWVIIAAICLLFLPLCLWSAAKLKRPAPPQAKARAPLPISQIWAQLAGYAGFGLGYIVFLTFLSAWMTQQAASASFIAAVWILLGLSICISPLVWRAILARHASGLPLAMILTCIALGSALPVLFPGNISLLIAAVIFGLSVFMAPSAVTNFARQNLPAHSWGAAISLFTVVFAVAQTLGPYAAGLLGDLAGDIGISLLGASGLLLLGAVIALTQKPLPNPPRGQIAQSGKQE, from the coding sequence GTGACAGAGCTACACAAACGGCCGTGGTTGGTGCTGGCAGGGCTGGCGCTGGGGGTGACGGTGACCAATGGCTTTGCCCGATTTGCCTATGGGTTGATATTGCCGGCAATGCAGTCGGATTTGGGGTGGAACTATGCCCAAGCCGGGTGGCTCAATACGGCCAATGCGCTGGGCTATATCGCGGGCGCTGTGGTGACGATGCTCATGATCGGGCGCTATTCGGCGACATCTCTATTCTCCTTTGGATTGATCACCACCAACCTGGCGCTGCTGGCGACCGGGTTGATCGCGGAGCTTTGGTGGCAAACTCTGTGGCGCGTTTTGGTCGGCTTTTTTGGGGCCATGTCTTTCTCCACTGCCGGCGTTTTGGCCGCTGGGCTGTTTCCAAATGATCCGCGCCGCAATGCCCTGGCCATTGCCATCTTATTTGGAACCGGTGGCGGCTTGGCAATTGTTTTATCAGGCGCGAGCCTGCCGCTGTTTTTAGATCATTACGGCGCGGATCACTGGCCCTTAGCCTGGGTCATAATCGCTGCAATCTGCTTGCTATTTTTACCACTGTGCCTGTGGTCAGCCGCAAAGCTCAAGCGTCCAGCGCCGCCGCAAGCAAAAGCCCGAGCGCCCCTGCCAATCTCTCAAATCTGGGCACAATTGGCCGGATATGCTGGCTTTGGATTGGGCTATATCGTGTTTTTGACATTTTTATCCGCCTGGATGACACAGCAGGCCGCCAGCGCCAGCTTCATCGCGGCTGTTTGGATACTCTTGGGGTTGAGCATATGTATTTCCCCCTTGGTGTGGCGAGCTATCCTTGCGCGCCACGCCTCAGGCCTGCCATTGGCCATGATTTTAACCTGCATCGCTTTGGGATCGGCGCTGCCGGTGCTGTTTCCTGGAAACATATCTTTGTTGATTGCTGCGGTTATTTTTGGCCTTTCGGTATTTATGGCCCCCAGTGCCGTGACCAATTTTGCCCGTCAAAACCTGCCGGCGCACAGCTGGGGGGCGGCCATCAGCCTTTTCACGGTCGTCTTTGCCGTTGCGCAGACCCTTGGGCCCTATGCTGCCGGGCTATTGGGAGACTTGGCCGGCGACATCGGCATCAGCCTTCTGGGCGCATCAGGACTGCTGCTTTTGGGTGCGGTCATCGCTCTGACGCAAAAGCCTCTGCCCAATCCCCCCAGGGGGCAGATTGCGCAATCTGGCAAGCAAGAATGA
- a CDS encoding peroxiredoxin: MTPQHVPDAVFHTRVRNDALGGDNPYEWKRLTTADVFAGKRVVLFGLPGAFTPACSDSHLPGYERLHADFVKEGIDKVVCLSVNDAFVMFQWAKSRDIQNVFMLPDGNADFTRKMGMLVDRSDHGMGLRSWRYSMLVEDESIAQVFAEPGLRDNPDGVPLDVASAETMLDHLRHG; encoded by the coding sequence ATGACGCCGCAACATGTTCCGGACGCAGTGTTTCACACTCGTGTTCGCAATGACGCCCTTGGCGGAGACAACCCCTATGAGTGGAAGCGGTTGACGACCGCCGATGTCTTTGCGGGCAAACGGGTGGTCCTGTTTGGGCTGCCTGGTGCGTTCACGCCGGCCTGTTCGGACAGCCACCTGCCGGGATATGAGCGTCTGCATGCGGATTTCGTGAAAGAAGGCATCGACAAGGTGGTGTGTCTTTCGGTCAACGACGCCTTTGTCATGTTCCAATGGGCCAAATCGCGAGACATCCAGAATGTTTTTATGCTTCCCGATGGCAACGCGGATTTCACCCGAAAGATGGGCATGCTCGTTGATCGGAGTGATCACGGCATGGGGCTGCGAAGCTGGCGGTATTCGATGCTGGTCGAGGACGAGAGCATCGCCCAGGTCTTCGCCGAGCCTGGTTTGAGGGACAATCCTGATGGGGTGCCCCTCGATGTCGCAAGCGCGGAAACCATGCTGGATCACCTTCGGCACGGGTAG
- a CDS encoding YtoQ family protein, whose protein sequence is MRIYLSGEIHTDWRDQIIAACGDLNLAFDGPVTDHAASDDCGVEILGAEPNKFWHDRKGAQLNAIRTRTGIEQADVVVVRFGEKYKQWNAAFDAGYAAALGKPLIVMHQDEHQHALKEVDAAALVVAQTPQQVAAALRYVMTGALLK, encoded by the coding sequence ATGCGTATTTACCTTTCTGGCGAAATTCACACCGATTGGCGAGATCAAATCATTGCGGCTTGCGGGGACCTCAACCTCGCTTTTGATGGGCCGGTGACAGATCATGCCGCCAGCGATGATTGTGGTGTTGAGATTTTGGGGGCGGAGCCGAATAAGTTTTGGCATGACCGCAAAGGCGCGCAGCTCAACGCCATTCGCACCCGCACCGGTATCGAACAAGCCGATGTCGTTGTTGTGCGGTTTGGTGAGAAATACAAACAATGGAACGCCGCTTTTGATGCCGGCTATGCGGCGGCGCTGGGCAAACCTCTTATTGTTATGCATCAAGATGAGCATCAGCACGCCCTGAAAGAAGTGGATGCCGCAGCTCTGGTGGTGGCGCAAACCCCGCAACAAGTGGCCGCAGCGCTGCGGTATGTGATGACAGGGGCTTTGCTCAAGTAA
- a CDS encoding DUF4147 domain-containing protein, giving the protein MIHPYYTQASAAFHAGVAAADPAEAVRRSLPEFDMPPTVIAVGKAALSMAGMARSLLGPLPALVVATNPENAARTDGLPPMPEARIFAAAHPIPDQIGLDAAQAVKAALVAASRAGRPVLCLISGGGSALLPAPVVGVSLQDKMAVNAQLLASGADIEVMNLIRQQLSELKGGGMLRYATPSPVTALILSDVIGDDLRAVASGPTVSPIGTKAEARDILHQLDIWEALPETVRRVLLSADVPQDLPDARNLLIGSNGQSLAAMGAAYPAARLHPQPLIGDVTEAVRRVADMGRGAHVFGGETTVKLTGTGRGGRNQDLALRLALLAEAEAWQGPWLYLQAGTDGRDGPTDAAGGVVCETTLAQIRASGLDPAGLLDNNDAYRALAAAGGLHITGATGTNVADLGILIRS; this is encoded by the coding sequence ATGATTCATCCCTATTATACACAGGCGTCGGCGGCGTTTCACGCGGGCGTTGCCGCCGCAGATCCCGCGGAGGCGGTGCGCCGGTCATTGCCGGAATTTGACATGCCGCCTACCGTGATTGCTGTGGGAAAAGCGGCTCTGAGTATGGCCGGCATGGCGCGATCCCTTCTGGGGCCATTGCCGGCACTTGTCGTTGCCACGAACCCCGAAAATGCCGCGCGGACCGATGGGCTGCCCCCGATGCCGGAGGCGCGGATCTTTGCCGCGGCCCATCCCATTCCAGACCAAATTGGCCTTGATGCGGCGCAAGCGGTAAAAGCGGCGCTTGTTGCGGCCAGCCGGGCTGGCCGTCCGGTATTGTGCTTGATTTCCGGCGGTGGTTCGGCGCTCTTGCCTGCTCCGGTTGTGGGCGTGTCGCTTCAAGATAAAATGGCGGTGAATGCGCAGCTCTTGGCAAGCGGGGCGGATATTGAGGTGATGAACCTAATTCGCCAGCAACTGTCCGAGTTGAAGGGCGGGGGGATGCTGCGTTATGCGACGCCAAGCCCGGTGACAGCGCTGATTTTGTCGGATGTGATTGGGGATGATTTGCGGGCTGTGGCCAGCGGTCCCACGGTCTCTCCAATCGGGACAAAAGCTGAAGCACGGGATATTTTGCACCAACTTGATATATGGGAGGCCTTGCCTGAGACCGTGCGGCGGGTTCTGCTCAGCGCGGATGTGCCTCAAGACTTGCCAGATGCGCGCAATCTGTTGATCGGCTCTAATGGGCAAAGCCTTGCGGCCATGGGCGCGGCCTATCCGGCGGCAAGGTTGCATCCGCAGCCTCTCATCGGAGATGTGACTGAGGCGGTGCGAAGGGTTGCAGACATGGGGCGGGGGGCGCATGTCTTTGGCGGCGAGACAACCGTCAAGCTGACCGGCACTGGCCGTGGTGGGCGCAATCAAGATTTGGCTCTGCGGCTGGCGCTTTTGGCTGAAGCGGAGGCTTGGCAAGGCCCTTGGCTTTACCTGCAAGCGGGCACAGATGGCAGAGATGGCCCCACGGATGCGGCGGGCGGGGTGGTCTGTGAGACCACATTGGCTCAAATTCGCGCCTCTGGGCTGGATCCGGCAGGCCTGCTGGACAATAACGACGCCTATCGCGCGCTTGCGGCGGCGGGTGGTTTGCATATCACCGGTGCAACTGGCACCAATGTGGCAGATCTTGGCATCTTAATTCGCAGCTGA